The following are encoded together in the Nitrospiraceae bacterium genome:
- a CDS encoding NAD(P)/FAD-dependent oxidoreductase, producing MPSDTDIAIIGAGAAGLAAAIFAGETNPNLSIVLLDGAKTIGAKILVSGGGRCNVTNQRVTASDFYGNRKLIERILRRFDEQATVRWFSSLSVPLRTEATGKLFPISNKARTVLDGLLRRCEELGIALLTHHLVQDLTRTGGEFLIQHSQGTLRAKRVILATGGRSLPKTGSDGSGWGLAQQLGHTVTATYPALVPLILEPAFFHATLSGISHDVTLTTTIAGKTFDRRTGSLLWTHFGISGPVVLDASRVWVRAAAQGETVRLHLNCFPHLSNQDVEKWLMQAATLPGRKLVSTLLAERLPTRVASTLVSIQEPGLSDTPVNLLSKEARRNLVRTLTHLDLPVIGSRGWNFAEVTAGGVPLEEISVHSMGSRYVPGLYVIGEMLDCDGRIGGFNFQWAWATGYLAGCQAALDIMKQPAAEEG from the coding sequence ATGCCTTCCGACACCGACATCGCTATCATCGGCGCAGGAGCCGCAGGGCTGGCAGCCGCCATTTTCGCCGGGGAGACGAACCCGAATCTCTCTATTGTCCTTCTGGACGGTGCCAAAACCATCGGGGCTAAGATCCTGGTATCCGGAGGTGGACGCTGCAATGTCACCAATCAACGTGTCACCGCGTCCGACTTCTACGGGAACCGAAAGCTGATTGAACGGATCCTTCGACGCTTCGACGAACAAGCCACCGTTCGATGGTTTAGTTCTTTGAGTGTCCCGTTACGGACTGAAGCCACCGGTAAATTGTTTCCCATAAGCAACAAAGCCCGAACCGTGCTCGATGGGCTTCTCAGGCGGTGCGAGGAACTGGGCATTGCTCTTTTGACGCACCACCTCGTTCAAGATTTGACCAGGACAGGAGGGGAGTTTTTGATCCAACATTCCCAGGGAACACTTCGGGCCAAACGAGTTATTCTCGCGACCGGTGGCCGGTCTCTCCCCAAAACCGGATCCGATGGATCCGGTTGGGGGTTGGCCCAACAGTTGGGGCATACCGTCACCGCCACCTATCCTGCCTTGGTTCCTTTGATTCTTGAGCCTGCGTTTTTCCATGCCACCCTTTCCGGCATTTCTCATGACGTCACGCTCACCACTACCATTGCGGGAAAAACCTTCGATCGCCGCACCGGCAGCTTGTTGTGGACACATTTCGGCATTAGTGGGCCGGTGGTCTTGGATGCCAGCCGGGTTTGGGTTCGCGCAGCCGCGCAAGGAGAAACTGTCCGCCTTCATCTCAACTGCTTCCCTCACCTCTCCAACCAGGATGTGGAGAAATGGCTCATGCAGGCTGCCACCCTCCCCGGGCGAAAACTTGTTTCCACACTGTTAGCCGAACGGTTACCCACGCGTGTGGCTAGCACGCTGGTTAGCATCCAAGAACCTGGGCTTTCTGACACTCCGGTTAACCTCTTGTCCAAAGAGGCTCGCCGGAATCTGGTCCGAACACTCACCCATCTTGATCTTCCCGTCATCGGATCACGCGGATGGAACTTTGCCGAAGTCACGGCCGGAGGTGTCCCTCTGGAAGAAATATCTGTCCATTCCATGGGCTCTCGGTATGTGCCGGGGCTCTATGTGATTGGGGAAATGTTGGACTGCGATGGCCGCATCGGCGGGTTTAACTTTCAATGGGCCTGGGCGACAGGGTATCTAGCCGGATGCCAGGCGGCCTTGGATATCATGAAACAACCGGCAGCAGAGGAAGGGTGA